A single window of Nicotiana tomentosiformis chromosome 1, ASM39032v3, whole genome shotgun sequence DNA harbors:
- the LOC104093535 gene encoding late embryogenesis abundant protein At1g64065 produces MVEREQVRPLAPASERPSSDDDETALNKRRFHKRRCIKCCGFVSILLLILAIIIIILIFTVFKIKDPIIRMNGVTVDKLDLVNTGTIPMPKPGSNMTIKADVSVRNPNYASFRYSNTSTTISYRDTVVGEARGPPGKSKARRTMRMNITIDIITDKIVSHPSLLADISTGLLTMNSFTSVGGKVNLLRMIKKHVVVKMNCSITVNITSQRIQDQRCKKKVKL; encoded by the coding sequence ATGGTGGAGAGAGAACAAGTCAGACCATTAGCTCCAGCATCAGAGCGGCCTAGCAGCGACGACGACGAAACAGCGTTAAACAAGAGAAGATTTCATAAAAGAAGATGCATCAAATGTTGTGGTTTTGTATCTATCCTTCTTCTCATTCTAGCCATAATAATCATCATTTTGATCTTCACAGTGTTCAAAATAAAAGACCCTATTATTAGAATGAACGGTGTCACAGTGGATAAATTAGACCTCGTTAACACTGGCACCATACCCATGCCCAAACCAGGTTCCAACATGACAATAAAAGCTGACGTATCAGTAAGAAATCCTAATTATGCATCATTTAGGTATAGTAACACAAGCACCACAATTTCCTACCGTGACACGGTGGTCGGGGAGGCGCGGGGCCCGCCGGGGAAGTCGAAGGCACGTCGGACTATGAGGATGAACATAACGATTGATATTATTACGGACAAGATTGTGTCACACCCTAGCTTACTAGCTGATATAAGCACTGGTTTGCTTACTATGAATAGCTTCACAAGTGTTGGTGGGAAGGTCAATTTGCTGAGGATGATTAAGAAACATGTGGTTGTAAAGATGAATTGCAGTATCACTGTGAATATTACTAGCCAGAGAATTCAAGATCAGAGGTGCAAGAAAAAGGTTAAGCTttaa